One Brassica napus cultivar Da-Ae chromosome A5, Da-Ae, whole genome shotgun sequence DNA window includes the following coding sequences:
- the LOC106453394 gene encoding uncharacterized protein LOC106453394, which produces MDKAWVWLPRNSLEYEQGATEFVFSSSRQLGDLVEMFCPCVDCRNVCHQSRETVFEHLVIRGMDQKYKRCKYWSKHGDIRPDKTADVQTSENEAYELMRTAFIASNGKTPFEKQNSEDFDGIERPEEDEFRKKLDDAETPLYPTCQKYTKVAAIMGLYRIKVKSGMSESYFDQLMTLVHDMLPPDNVLPKSTAEMKKFLKVFGFGYDVIHACKNDCILYRKQYAELVCCPRCSESRWERDKHTGEEKKGVPCKVLRYFPIKERFKRMFRSKRLAEDLCWHFNNATEDGSMRHPVDSLTWVQANDKWPEFAAEARNLRLGLSTDGMNPFSIQNTKYSTWPVLLVNYNMAPTQCMKAENIMLTMLIPGPTAPSNNIDVYLQPLIEDLKDLWTEGIEVYDAFKKESFNLRAMLLWSITDYPALGTLAGCKVKGKQACIVCGKETPHRWLKFSRKHVYMGNRKRLMPGHPYRRRKGWFDNTVESGVSKRIQSGKEIFDSLRGFRNDFGRPLAKKGKRKRAEAEDDDDEAATAEEIEEDDDLWRWKKKSIFFDLPYWKEMPVRHNIDVMHVEKNVSDALLSIIMNNAKSKDGLKARKDLEDMGIRSNLHPEKRGKRTYLPPAAFWLSKEEKKKFCRRLSKFRGPDGYCANISNCVSLDPPNIGSMKSHDHHVLLQNLFPVALRGLLPKGPRIAVNRICNYFNRLCQRVIDPEKLLTLESEIVETMCQLERFFPPSLFDIMFHLPLHLAKEARLGGPVHFRWMYPFERYMKTLKAYVKNFARPEACMAEGYLSSECIAFCMEFLRKSVPVQEAINRNEDIEAIQNVLEGRPLQKATEVTLTDKERDIAHRYILMNTAVMDPYIGLHLEELQATDERCAQNETLLWKYHTERFPQWIKDKIPNNSKEHSKRLRWLAFGPRNIAHTYKGYVVNGHRYHCDDVKRNTQNSGVAYEAFSMCRASAKDSKQMADMVAYYGVIKEIILVDYHMFQVPLFKCSWAHKGKGVKEEEGFTLVNLHMNQSSFANDPYILPSQAKQVFYSREDESSPWYVVMRAPPRGYHELETEEKIDFEPSVQPIEDIGYQSDDESFCVREDCEGVLVDV; this is translated from the exons ATGGATAAAGCTTGGGTCTGGTTACCAAG GAATAGTCTCGAGTATGAGCAAGGTGCAACTGAGTTTGTTTTTTCGTCATCAAGACAATTGGGTGATCTAGTTGAAATGTTCTGCCCTTGCGTTGATTGCCGCAATGTCTGCCATCAATCAAGAGAGACAGTTTTTGAGCATCTCGTCATCAGAGGGATGGATCAGAAGTACAAGAGATGTAAATATTGGAGTAAGCACGGGGATATAAGGCCAGATAAGACAGCTGATGTTCAGACGTCTGAAAATGAGGCTTATGAGTTGATGAGGACAGCTTTTATAGCGAGCAATGGCAAGACACCATTTGAGAAGCAGAATTCAGAGGATTTTGATGGTATTGAGAGGCCAGAAGAGGACGAGTTTAGGAAGAAGTTAGATGATGCCGAGACTCCACTGTACCCGACATGTCAGAAATACACAAAGGTTGCTGCTATCATGGGTCTTTACCGTATAAAAGTCAAGAGTGGGATGTCAGAGAGCTATTTCGACCAGCTAATGACATTAGTTCATGACATGCTACCTCCAGATAATGTTCTGCCTAAGTCTACGGCTGAGATGAAGAAGTTCTTAAAGGTGTTTGGTTTTGGTTATGATGTCATCCACGCTTGCAAAAATGATTGTATCCTTTATAGGAAACAGTATGCGGAGTTAGTTTGCTGTCCAAGATGTAGTGAATCAAGATGGGAAAGAGATAAGCACACTGGTGAGGAGAAGAAAGGAGTTCCATGTAAGGTGCTTAGGTATTTTCCCATaaaagagagattcaagaggATGTTTAGATCGAAACGGTTGGCTGAGGATTTGTGTTGGCACTTCAACAATGCAACTGAAGATGGATCTATGCGGCATCCTGTGGATTCTTTGACTTGGGTTCAGGCAAACGATAAGTGGCCGGAATTTGCTGCTGAAGCAAGAAACCTGAGACTAGGTCTTtctactgatgggatgaatccATTCTCGATCCAAAACACCAAGTACAGCACGTGGCCGGTTCTCCTAGTTAACTACAATATGGCGCCAACTCAGTGCATGAAAGCGGAGAACATTATGTTGACGATGTTGATACCTGGACCAACAGCACCTAGCAACAACATTGACGTGTATCTACAGCCCCTGATAGAGGACCTCAAGGACTTGTGGACCGAAGGTATTGAAGTTTATGATGCCTTTAAGAAGGAGAGTTTTAATTTAAGAGCTATGCTTCTGTGGAGTATCACAGACTACCCAGCTTTAGGGACATTAGCTGGATGCAAAGTTAAGGGGAAGCAAGCGTGTATTGTATGTGGGAAGGAGACACCGCATAGATGGCTTAAGTTTAGTAGGAAACATGTATATATGGGCAACAGGAAGCGACTGATGCCTGGTCATCCCTACAGACGTAGAAAGGGTTGGTTTGACAACACAGTGGAGTCTGGTGTTTCAAAGAGGATTCAGAGTGGGAAAGAAATATTTGACAGCCTTAGAGGATTTAGAAATGATTTTGGAAGACCATTAGCTAAAAAGGGGAAGCGTAAAAGGGCTGAAGCAGAAGATGACGATGATGAAGCTGCAACAGCTGAAGAaatcgaagaagatgatgatttaTGGAGGTGGAAAAAAAAGTCTATCTTCTTTGACTTACCATATTGGAAG GAAATGCCTGTCAGGCATAACATAGATGTTATGCACGTCGAGAAGAACGTCTCAGACGCACTACTATctattattatgaataatgCAAAATCAAAGGATGGGTTGAAAGCAAGAAAAGATTTAGAAGACATGGGAATCAGGAGCAACTTACATCCAGAGAAGCGTGGGAAGAGAACTTATTTGCCTCCAGCTGCATTCTGGCTTTCCaaggaagagaaaaaaaaattctgtagACGGCTATCCAAGTTTAGAGGCCCCGATGGATATTGTGCAAATATATCCAATTGTGTCTCGTTGGATCCTCCCAATATCGGCAGCATGAAGTCACATGACCATCACGTTCTTTTGCAGAACCTTTTTCCTGTGGCATTGAGAGGTTTATTGCCTAAAGGACCTCGGATAGCTGTCAATCGTATCTGCAACTACTTCAACAGACTTTGCCAACGAGTTATTGATCCAGAGAAGCTACTGACTCTAGAATCTGAGATTGTAGAAACAATGTGCCAGTTGGAGAGATTTTTTCCACCATCACTCTTCGACATTATGTTTCACCTTCCTCTCCATCTAGCTAAAGAAGCACGCTTGGGTGGCCCTGTCCACTTcagatggatgtatccgtttgagag ATATATGAAGACTCTAAAAGCTTATGTCAAGAATTTTGCACGACCCGAAGCTTGTATGGCTGAGGGATATTTGTCTAGTGAATGCATTGCGTTTTGTATGGAGTTCCTTCGAAAATCTGTTCCAGTCCAAGAAGCAATTAATAGAAATGAAGATATTGAGGCAATTCAGAATGTCCTTGAAGGAAGACCATTACAGAAAGCTACAGAAGTAACCCTCACAGATAAGGAGAGAGATATAGCTCATCGTTATATCCTCATGAATACAGCAGTCATGGATCCGTATATTGG GTTGCATTTGGAAGAACTGCAAGCTACTGATGAAAGATGCGCACAAAATGAAACTCTACTGTGGAAATATCACACAGAAAGGTTTCCCCAGTGGATAAAAGATAAG ATACCTAATAACTCGAAGGAACATTCGAAAAGGCTGAGATGGCTTGCTTTTGGACCAAGGAATATTGCTCACACATACAAGGGATACGTGGTGAATGGACATCGATACCATTGTGATGATGTAAAGCGCAACACACAGAATAGTGGGGTTGCATATGAAGCATTTTCGATGTGTCGAGCTAGCGCTAAAGATTCTAAGCAAATGGCGGACATGGTAGCTTACTATGGAGTGATAAAGGAGATCATATTGGTGGACTACCACATGTTCCAAGTTCCCCTGTTTAAGTGTAGTTGGGCTCACAAAGGGAAAGGAGTTAAAGAGGAAGAAGGGTTCACACTTGTCAATCTTCATATGAACCAGTCATCATTTGCAAACGATCCATACATTCTGCCATCGCAAGCTAAACAGGTCTTCTATTCTAGAGAAGATGAAAGCTCACCTTGGTATGTTGTTATGCGGGCACCACCAAGAGGATACCATGAGTTAGAGACAGAAGAGAAGATCGATTTTGAACCATCAGTCCAGCCAATTGAAGATATAGGATATCAATCTGATGATGAGAGTTTCTGTGTTAGGGAAGACTGTGAAGGTGTCCTTGTTGATGTTTAG
- the LOC106454617 gene encoding uncharacterized protein LOC106454617, which yields MMKSQAVTEQNRRSKRQAGVDASPVGSEVHKKQKKNAPKVNEREESAAKESTEEEAQDVEVDQHSPTEVEEPIPASSNGVSNTDDTQTQQSEIKTRKTRGLTKMRRVAKNAEDKVDVEFNSIGEHVGSGSVTLSSFLGPLVREHVPVLLDDWRHVEETTKDALWEEIQGRFNLTEEWQKDAVFKQMGCLWRASKSRLTSIVRSIKNKAQIQKMKPSNIQSSSAWNSWVKARCTKDFKVQSDKYRRLRKIQIPHTTSRKGMSRLAHEMKRNSDDPKKVTRTKVWVAGHTYSDGRPVNEAHAETIEKIKTIDSEIDSNSSDNIGEDAVSQVLGKERPGRVRGMGRGATITKMAYLQARDKHVQKLEATQAELITKLEKLQNVVIDLAGKKTHKDDVSSSERSDGSKRGIRCQILDWISTDDVVVGEGEYYSSEPTYKIGRIPLGPNAAAVIVNSVAVEDACVWRPTTSIGTLAEAVGVKIAWPSDKLILDDVIDFSKHANTVGSETMDASVGRVQIFDYWNVEDELIAEGVLVSTEANQLVNDIPLGPNAAVIKVEVVVKDSAFLWRPAPGMSNMGDALHQIIAWPIDRARLSDTTAESTKKPNVSTSNSTGSSNKVGRQKCALLDCHNSGQTVAWGRVFSTDPADKVHFIPLGPNASKVMVEVSKMDDARVWRPNSEIEVIGDAVGSTVAWPTDKVVFI from the exons ATGATGAAATCTCAAGCTGTTACTGAGCAAAACCGTCGCAGTAAGCGTCAAGCAGGTGTTGATGCGAGTCCTGTCGGGTCAGAGGTTcataagaaacaaaagaagaatgCTCCGAAGGTTAATGAAAGAGAAGAGAGTGCTGCTAAAGAATCGACTGAGGAAGAGGCGCAAGACGTAGAAGTGGATCAACATTCACCAACTGAAGTTGAAGAACCCATCCCTGCTTCTAGCAATGGAGTGTCCAACACCGATGACACTCAGACACAGCAATCCGAGATCAAAACGAGGAAGACAAGGGGTCTAACTAAAATGCGCAGAGTGGCCAAAAATGCAGAGGACAAGGTAGATGTAGAGTTCAACTCCATAGGTGAGCATGTCGGTAGTGGATCAGTGACACTCTCATCCTTTCTTGGTCCTCTTGTGAGGGAGCATGTGCCAGTATTGCTAGATGACTGGAGACACGTCGAAGAAACAACAAAAGACGCTTTATGGGAAGAGATTCAg GGGAGGTTCAACTTGACAGAGGAATGGCAAAAAGATGCAGTCTTTAAGCAGATGGGTTGCTTGTGGAGGGCCTCGAAATCTAGGCTGACTTCTATAGTCCGTTCTATTAAAAACAAGGCTCAGATACAGAAAATGAAGCCTAGCAACATCCAATCTTCTTCTGCTTGGAACAGTTGGGTGAAAGCTAGGTGCACCAAAGATTTTAAG GTACAAAGTGATAAATACAGGAGACTTAGGAAGATTCAAATTCCGCACACAACAAGCCGAAAAGGCATGAGTCGCCTAGCTCATGAGATG AAAAGAAACAGCGATGATCCTAAGAAAGTTACTAGAACTAAGGTTTGGGTAGCAGGACATACGTATTCAGATGGGAGACCCGTGAATGAAGCACACGCTGAAACTATT GAAAAGATTAAGACAATTGACAGTGAAATAGATTCTAACTCCTCGGATAACATTGGTGAAGATGCTGTGAGTCAAGTTCTCGGAAAAGAGAGACCAGGAAGAGTTAGGGGGATGGGCAGAGGAGCCACTATTACGAAGATGGCTTACTTACAAGCTAGAGACAAACATGTCCAGAAGCTTGAAGCTACTCAAGCGGAATTAATTACCAAGCTTGAAAAGTTGCAAAATGTTGTTATTGACTTAGCTGGCAAAAAG aCACATAAAGATGATGTTTCTAGTTCTGAAAGAAGCGATGGTAGCAAGAGAGGAATAAGGTGCCAGATACTGGATTGGATTTCGACTGATGATGTGGTTGTAGGTGAAGGAGAATACTACTCAAGTGAACCCACATATAAGATTGGTCGAATTCCTCTGGGTCCTAATGCGGCCGCTGTAATTGTCAACTCTGTAGCAGTCGAAGATGCATGTGTCTGGAGACCAACTACAAGTATTGGAACACTTGCTGAAGCTGTAGGAGTTAAAATTGCATGGCCATCCGACAAGTTAATATTGGACGATGTTATTGACTTCTCAAAACATGCTAACACTGTCGGGTCAGAG ACTATGGATGCATCAGTAGGAAGGGTACAAATATTTGATTACTGGAATGTAGAAGATGAGTTGATTGCTGAGGGTGTACTGGTGTCAACTGAAGCTAACCAATTGGTGAACGATATTCCGCTTGGACCGAATGCTGCAGTTATAAAAGTTGAAGTAGTTGTTAAAGATTCTGCTTTCTTATGGAGACCAGCGCCTGGAATGTCAAACATGGGTGATGCACTACATCAGATCATTGCTTGGCCAATTGATAGGGCACGACTATCTGATACAACTGCTGAATCAACCAAGAAACCTAACGTG AGTACTAGTAACAGCACTGGTAGTAGCAACAAAGTTGGTAGACAGAAGTGTGCTCTCTTGGACTGTCATAACTCTGGACAGACAGTAGCTTGGGGTCGTGTGTTTTCAACAGATCCAGCAGACAAGGTTCATTTCATCCCTTTAGGTCCCAATGCTTCTAAGGTCATGGTAGAGGTTTCCAAGATGGATGATGCACGAGTGTGGAGACCAAACTCTGAAATTGAAGTCATAGGTGATGCAGTAGGGAGCACAGTGGCGTGGCCTACTGATAAGGTTGTTTTCATATGA
- the LOC106454616 gene encoding LOB domain-containing protein 18 yields MSGGGNTIPSVGGAGCGGGGGSSSGGGGSSGGGGGPCGACKFLRRKCVPGCIFAPYFDSEQGSAYFAAVHKVFGASNVSKLLLHIPVHRRADAVVTICYEAQARIRDPIYGCVAHIFALQQQVVNLQAEVSYLQSHLASLELPQPQTRPPPITQPQPLFFTPPPPLSITDLPASVSPYDLATIVDPPTSWATQQRRFVDPRNQYGGSSSSSSAAVGLGGGNSDLQALAHELLHRQGSPPPAATDGSPSRSMSR; encoded by the exons ATGAGCGGCGGTGGGAACACAATCCCCTCCGTGGGAGGTGCtggttgtggtggtggtggaggaagTAGCAGCGGTGGAGGAGGAAGTAGTGGCGGTGGTGGTGGGCCATGTGGTGCTTGTAAGTTTTTAAGGAGAAAGTGTGTTCCGGGTTGCATATTCGCACCATACTTCGACTCGGAGCAAGGCTCGGCTTATTTTGCGGCAGTGCATAAAGTTTTCGGGGCAAGCAACGTCTCAAAGCTTCTCTTACACATACCGGTTCATCGACGGGCCGATGCAGTTGTAACCATTTGCTATGAAGCTCAGGCTCGGATACGGGATCCTATCTATGGTTGCGTTGCTCACATATTTGCTCTTCAGCAACAG GTGGTGAATCTACAGGCAGAAGTTTCTTACTTACAATCCCATTTGGCATCCCTAGAGCTACCTCAGCCGCAAACGCGACCACCACCCATAACGCAACCACAACCGCTCTTCTTCACTCCGCCTCCGCCTCTTTCCATAACAGATTTGCCCGCATCAGTCTCACCATACGATTTAGCCACTATAGTCGATCCACCGACGTCGTGGGCTACACAACAACGAAGATTTGTTGATCCACGTAACCAATACGGTGGatcatcatcgtcttcttccGCTGCCGTGGGGCTCGGTGGTGGAAACAGTGACCTTCAAGCATTAGCACATGAGCTCCTACATAGACAAGGATCTCCTCCACCTGCAGCTACCGACGGCTCGCCGTCTCGGTCAATGTCTAGATGA
- the LOC106454615 gene encoding AT-hook motif nuclear-localized protein 22-like, with protein sequence MDQVSRSLPFLSRDLHLHPHHQFQHQQQHNHIHEIDQHRISGLKRDRDTEIDPNEHSPAGKDQNTPGSGGESGGGGGGDNQITRRPRGRPAGSKNKPKPPIIVTRDSANALKSHVMEVANGCDVMESVTVFARRRQRGVCVLSGNGAVTNVTIRQPATVPGGGSSVVNLHGRFEILSLSGSFLPPPAPPAASGLTIYLAGGQGQVVGGSVVGPLMASGPVVIMAASFGNAAYERLPLEEDDQEEQQTSGAVANNNNIDGNATMGGGTQTQQQQQQLMQDPTSFIQGLQPNLMSSSVQLQGEAYWGTPRPSF encoded by the coding sequence ATGGATCAAGTCTCTCGCTCTCTTCCTTTTCTCTCAAGAGATCTTCATCTTCACCCACACCATCAGTTTCAGCATCAGCAGCAACACAATCACATCCACGAGATCGACCAGCACCGAATCAGCGGCCTAAAACGCGACCGAGACACTGAGATCGATCCAAACGAGCACTCTCCAGCCGGAAAGGATCAAAACACTCCCGGTTCCGGCGGAGAAAGcggcggtggaggaggaggagataaTCAAATCACGAGAAGACCACGTGGCAGACCAGCTGGATCCAAGAACAAACCAAAACCACCAATCATCGTCACGAGAGACAGCGCGAACGCTCTCAAATCCCATGTGATGGAAGTAGCCAACGGATGTGACGTCATGGAAAGCGTCACGGTCTTCGCTCGCCGTCGCCAACGCGGTGTATGCGTTTTGAGCGGAAACGGCGCCGTTACTAACGTTACCATAAGACAGCCAGCTACGGTACCTGGTGGCGGCTCGTCTGTGGTTAACTTGCACGGACGTTTCGAGATTCTTTCTCTCTCGGGATCTTTCCTCCCTCCTCCGGCTCCACCGGCTGCTTCCGGTCTAACGATTTACTTAGCCGGTGGCCAAGGACAAGTAGTTGGAGGGAGCGTGGTTGGTCCACTCATGGCTTCGGGACCTGTGGTGATTATGGCCGCTTCGTTTGGTAACGCTGCGTATGAGAGGTTGCCTTTAGAGGAGGATGATCAGGAAGAGCAGCAAACGTCTGGAGCGGttgctaataataataatatagatggaaACGCAACGATGGGTGGTGGGACGCAAacgcagcagcagcagcagcagttGATGCAAGATCCGACGTCGTTTATTCAAGGGTTGCAACCAAATCTTATGAGTTCATCTGTTCAATTGCAAGGCGAAGCTTATTGGGGAACTCCGAGACCATCTTTCTAA